In Candidatus Margulisiibacteriota bacterium, the genomic stretch TATATTCGCCGGAAAAGACCACCCCGTTGTCGACGTCGCCAACCTGCGCGTTTTTAAGCGCCTGGATGATGCAATATTCATAAGAGCAGTGTTTCAGGCAAAAATCACAGCCAACCGGCTTTGGGGCCGTCTTGCTGAGGATCTTGGCGACCAGCGCGGTTTTGATCGCCCGGCCCGGCATGCCAACAGGCGAAGAGATCTTGACGATGTCGTCTTTGGTTGCTTTTTGATAAACTTCCTTGAATGCCGGGGCGGCGTTGCACTCTTCGGACAGGACAAAGCGGGTAGCCATTTGGACCCCATTGGCCCCGGCCTTAAAAGATTTAAGCATTTCCGCCCCATTGATGATGCCGCCGGCGGCGATCACCGGAAGCTTGACCGCTTGCCGGACTTCCGGCAGAATTTCCCAGATCGAACGGTCAGTCCCAAGGTGTCCGCCGGCCTCGACCCCTTCAACCACAATGGCGGTCGCGCCAAGCTTTTCGGCGGTGGCGGCCAGGCGGCCGGTGGAAACAATGGAAACTATAGGCGTATTGTTGTCGAGCCCGACCTTGAAAATGTCTCGCGAGAAGCCGGCTCCGGTAATGACCAGGTCGACTTTCTCTTTGATGGCAGTTTGGACCAATTCCCAAAACTCACGGGCGGCAAACATGATGTTGACGGCAACGATCCCGCCTGCCGCCCGTGCTCGAGCAATTTGGATCTCTCTGCGAAGTTCATCAAGAGCCATACCAGAAGCGCCGATCACGCCGATCGCCCCGGTCGAGGCGACCGCGCCGGCCAGCGCGCCGGTGGAGATGCGTACAGCCATCCCTCCCTGAATTATCGGGAGCTTTGCCGTAAATCTGCCAATGGTCAATTCTGGTAAGTTCATTGTTTTACTTCTTTCCGTGAGCCATCACGTAATTCATTGTATCTCCGATAGTCTTGATCTTTTCCGCGTCTTCGTCCGGGATCTCCATGCCGAAGGCTTCCTCCAGGGCCATGACCAGCTCAACCGTGTCGAGCGAGTCGGCCCCTAAATCATTGACAAAGGAAGATTCTCGGGTAATTTCCGATTCAGAAACGCCCAGTTGTTCCGCAACAACCTTTTTAACCGCTTCAAAAGCTTTTTGCTCGTCCATTCCGTCACCCCCTTTTTAAATAACAACGCATTCACTTCGCCGATCGAAACTTGCCTGTTTTATTAAATTGCGACTAACAATATTAATTTTCCAGCTGTTGGCAAGCGACCACAGCTTGTTGTTAGTTACATGTACATGCCGCCGTTGACCGCCAGGACCTGGCCGGTGATGTAATCGGCTTCTGGGCTGGCCAGGAAAACGGCCGCATTTGCTATGTCATCAGGTGAACCCAGCTTCCCCATGGGGATCTGGGACATCATCTTTTGCTTGACCTCATCGGTCAGCTTGTCGGTCATCGCGGTCTGAATAAAGCCCGGCGCGATCGCGTTGGCGGTGATATTGCGTGATGCAAGCTCCCGCGCGATCGTCTTGGTGAACGCGATCACCCCGCCTTTAGTGGCCGCGTAATTGGCCTGCCCAAAATTTCCCATCTGGCCAACTATACTGGCGATCGAGATTATTCTACCGTATCGTTGTTTCATCATCAAGGTGGAAACTGCCTGCGAGCAGTTAAAAACACCGGTCAGGTTAACCGCAAGAACTGCGTCCCATTCTTCCTTTTTCATCCTGATCAGGAGGTTGTCTTTGGTGATCCCGGCGTTATTGACCAGAATGTCGATCCGGCCAAAATGCTTATGAGCCTCGGTGATCGAGGCTTGGACATCCGAGAGGTCTGCAACATTGGTCTTGATGGGGTAAGTTTTAACCCCAAGCCTGGCGATTTCGTCAGCGGTTTGTTTAGCCAGGTCGAGGTTGATGTCGGAAACAACGATGTTTGCTCCCTCATTGGCAAAAGCAACAGCGATCGACTTGCCTATCCCCTGGGCGGCGCCGGTAATGAACGCGATCTTTTCATTTAATCTCTTCATATTTTTCCTCCTCGAAAACCTGCGAATAAACTTCGCGGTTTCCTCGTTATTTTTGGAAACCGAGACGTTTAGTCTACGGTTTCCAAAAACGATTTAACTTCTGCATTGGGATCGATCTTTTTGATCAACCCCGCCAACACCTTGCCAGGGCCGACTTCAATAAACTTGGTAACCCCACCTTCGATCATGTTTTTG encodes the following:
- a CDS encoding nitronate monooxygenase yields the protein MNLPELTIGRFTAKLPIIQGGMAVRISTGALAGAVASTGAIGVIGASGMALDELRREIQIARARAAGGIVAVNIMFAAREFWELVQTAIKEKVDLVITGAGFSRDIFKVGLDNNTPIVSIVSTGRLAATAEKLGATAIVVEGVEAGGHLGTDRSIWEILPEVRQAVKLPVIAAGGIINGAEMLKSFKAGANGVQMATRFVLSEECNAAPAFKEVYQKATKDDIVKISSPVGMPGRAIKTALVAKILSKTAPKPVGCDFCLKHCSYEYCIIQALKNAQVGDVDNGVVFSGEYIWKIPDRTIKPAAKIVAEIVKEFKEAQP
- the fabG gene encoding 3-oxoacyl-[acyl-carrier-protein] reductase gives rise to the protein MKRLNEKIAFITGAAQGIGKSIAVAFANEGANIVVSDINLDLAKQTADEIARLGVKTYPIKTNVADLSDVQASITEAHKHFGRIDILVNNAGITKDNLLIRMKKEEWDAVLAVNLTGVFNCSQAVSTLMMKQRYGRIISIASIVGQMGNFGQANYAATKGGVIAFTKTIARELASRNITANAIAPGFIQTAMTDKLTDEVKQKMMSQIPMGKLGSPDDIANAAVFLASPEADYITGQVLAVNGGMYM
- the acpP gene encoding acyl carrier protein; translation: MDEQKAFEAVKKVVAEQLGVSESEITRESSFVNDLGADSLDTVELVMALEEAFGMEIPDEDAEKIKTIGDTMNYVMAHGKK